Proteins found in one Candidatus Methylomirabilis sp. genomic segment:
- a CDS encoding CTP synthase — MDTKFIFVTGGVLSSLGKGLASASIASLMEGRGFKVTLLKMDPYINVDAGTMNPFQHGEVYVTDDGSETDLDLGHYERFTTVGLSRLNNVTTGQIYHTVITKERRGDYLGGTVQVIPHITDEIKRAIHRVAKGVDVVIVEVGGTVGDIEGLPFLEAIRQFRADVGRDNAVFVHLTLVPYVPTAGELKSKPTQHSVKELLEIGIQPDVLLCRTDRPLPRELKAKIALFCNVSEKAVITAKDVQTVYEVPLLLHGEGLDQLLVDMLRLPPTPQDLAPWEEIVRKVTHPARRVTIAVVGKYLGLKDAYKSLMEAIGHGGIANDCGVEIRSVEAEQVERDGPKPHLRDAQAVLVPGGFGVRGIEGKIAAIQYAREERVPFFGICLGMQCAVIEFSRNICGLAGANSTEFDPKAPHPVIDLMPEQQGVTNLGGTMRLGAYPCQLAPGSRAAGVYGVAEVSERHRHRYEVNNEYRAALEQHGMAMCGSSPDGKLVEMIELPEHPYFVGCQFHPEFRSRPRDAHPLFRAFIAAALEHQERAKREA, encoded by the coding sequence ATGGACACCAAGTTCATCTTTGTGACGGGCGGGGTCCTCTCGTCCCTGGGGAAGGGGTTGGCCTCGGCCTCCATCGCCTCCCTGATGGAGGGGCGGGGTTTCAAGGTGACGCTCCTCAAGATGGATCCCTACATCAACGTGGACGCGGGGACCATGAACCCCTTCCAGCACGGGGAAGTCTACGTCACGGACGACGGCTCCGAGACCGACCTGGATCTGGGCCACTACGAGCGCTTCACCACGGTTGGCCTCAGCCGGCTCAACAACGTCACCACGGGGCAGATCTATCACACGGTCATCACCAAGGAGCGGCGCGGGGACTACCTGGGCGGGACCGTCCAGGTCATCCCCCACATCACCGACGAGATCAAGCGGGCCATCCACCGGGTCGCCAAGGGCGTAGACGTGGTCATCGTGGAGGTGGGGGGGACGGTCGGCGACATCGAAGGGCTGCCGTTCCTTGAGGCGATCCGCCAGTTCCGGGCCGACGTGGGGCGCGACAACGCCGTCTTCGTCCATCTTACCTTGGTCCCCTACGTCCCCACGGCGGGGGAGCTGAAGTCCAAGCCGACCCAGCACAGCGTGAAGGAGCTGCTCGAGATCGGGATCCAGCCGGACGTCCTCCTCTGCCGGACCGACCGGCCCCTCCCCCGGGAGCTCAAGGCGAAGATCGCCCTCTTCTGTAACGTCTCGGAGAAGGCAGTCATCACCGCGAAGGATGTCCAGACGGTCTACGAGGTGCCGCTGCTCCTCCACGGCGAGGGGCTGGACCAGCTCCTGGTGGACATGCTGCGCCTGCCTCCCACCCCGCAGGACCTCGCTCCCTGGGAGGAGATCGTCCGGAAGGTCACGCACCCGGCGCGGCGGGTCACAATCGCCGTGGTGGGGAAGTACCTGGGGCTGAAGGACGCCTACAAGAGCCTCATGGAGGCGATCGGCCACGGGGGGATCGCCAATGACTGCGGCGTCGAGATCCGCTCCGTGGAGGCGGAGCAGGTGGAGCGCGACGGCCCCAAGCCGCACCTGCGCGACGCGCAGGCGGTCCTGGTCCCCGGCGGGTTCGGCGTCCGGGGGATCGAGGGAAAGATCGCGGCCATCCAGTACGCGCGGGAAGAGCGGGTCCCCTTCTTCGGCATCTGCCTGGGGATGCAGTGCGCGGTGATCGAGTTCAGCCGGAACATCTGCGGACTCGCCGGGGCCAACAGCACCGAGTTCGATCCCAAGGCGCCCCACCCGGTCATTGACCTGATGCCGGAGCAGCAGGGGGTGACCAACCTCGGGGGGACGATGCGGCTTGGCGCGTACCCGTGCCAGCTCGCGCCCGGGTCGCGGGCGGCCGGGGTGTACGGGGTGGCCGAGGTGTCGGAGCGGCACCGCCACCGGTACGAGGTCAACAACGAGTACCGGGCCGCCCTGGAGCAGCACGGGATGGCGATGTGCGGCTCCTCCCCCGACGGGAAGCTGGTCGAGATGATCGAGCTGCCGGAGCACCCGTACTTCGTTGGGTGCCAGTTCCACCCCGAGTTCCGGTCCCGGCCGAGGGACGCGCACCCCCTGTTCCGGGCGTTCATCGCGGCGGCGCTGGAGCATCAGGAGCGGGCGAAGCGTGAAGCGTGA
- the kdsB gene encoding 3-deoxy-manno-octulosonate cytidylyltransferase: MKVIAVIPARYASSRFPGKVLADLAGKPMVQHVAERAAQAKSVHRVLVATDDERIAAAVRAFGAEAVLTDPHHPSGTDRIAEAIREVACDVVVNVQGDEPLLPPQMVDEAVEPFFADPALEMGTVCRQIEDPRDLTDPNVVKVVRDLEGYALYFSRAPVPHSRDSQRGAGARPCKHIGLYVYRRAFLFRFTAWKPTPLEEAERLEQLRALEHGVRIKVVETRHDSVGVDTPDDLARVQRVLNERRVWTPSSSL, from the coding sequence ATGAAGGTCATCGCCGTCATCCCGGCGCGGTACGCCTCCAGCCGGTTTCCGGGGAAAGTCCTGGCGGACCTGGCCGGCAAGCCGATGGTCCAGCACGTGGCGGAGCGGGCGGCCCAGGCGAAGAGCGTGCACCGGGTCCTCGTGGCGACGGACGACGAGCGGATCGCCGCGGCCGTCCGGGCCTTCGGGGCGGAGGCGGTGCTGACCGATCCCCACCATCCCTCCGGGACCGATCGGATCGCCGAGGCGATCCGGGAGGTCGCCTGCGACGTGGTCGTGAACGTCCAGGGGGACGAGCCGCTCCTCCCGCCGCAGATGGTGGACGAGGCCGTGGAGCCCTTCTTCGCCGACCCCGCCCTCGAGATGGGGACGGTCTGCCGGCAGATCGAGGACCCGCGCGACCTGACCGACCCCAACGTGGTGAAGGTGGTCCGGGACCTGGAGGGCTACGCTCTCTACTTCTCCCGGGCGCCCGTGCCCCACAGCCGGGACAGCCAGCGGGGGGCAGGCGCGCGGCCCTGCAAGCACATCGGCCTCTACGTGTACCGGCGCGCGTTCCTCTTCCGGTTCACGGCCTGGAAGCCGACGCCGCTCGAGGAGGCGGAGCGCCTCGAGCAGCTCCGGGCGCTGGAGCACGGGGTGCGGATCAAGGTGGTGGAGACGCGGCACGACTCGGTGGGGGTGGATACGCCGGACGATCTGGCGCGGGTGCAACGCGTACTCAACGAGAGGAGGGTATGGACACCAAGTTCATCTTTGTGA
- a CDS encoding HEPN domain-containing protein encodes MTNRDMALGHLRQAELRLQTARFVREQGAWAFAVRQAQECLELALKAALNFVGVDPPKWHDVGAILQQERHRFPDWFAKDVDLITYRSRKLADDRERSMYGSEELALPAHAIFGEVDAREALTAAEETFAAVKRLVEAEGL; translated from the coding sequence ATGACCAACCGGGACATGGCGCTCGGCCACCTGCGGCAGGCCGAGCTGCGGCTGCAGACGGCGCGCTTCGTGCGGGAGCAAGGGGCCTGGGCCTTTGCGGTGCGCCAGGCCCAGGAATGCCTCGAGTTGGCGTTGAAGGCCGCGCTGAACTTCGTAGGGGTGGATCCGCCCAAGTGGCACGACGTCGGGGCGATCCTCCAGCAGGAGCGCCACCGCTTCCCGGACTGGTTTGCCAAGGACGTGGACCTGATCACCTACCGGTCGCGGAAGCTTGCGGACGACCGGGAGCGCAGCATGTACGGGAGCGAGGAGCTGGCCCTCCCGGCTCACGCCATCTTCGGCGAAGTGGACGCCCGCGAGGCGCTCACGGCGGCAGAGGAGACCTTCGCGGCCGTGAAGCGTCTGGTGGAGGCCGAGGGTCTGTGA